Sequence from the Microbacterium sp. 1.5R genome:
CAAGACGCTGGATGCCGTCGGCATGGGCTTCGACTCGTGAGCGAGCTCGCGCCGGGCGAGCTCGCGCCGGGAACCGGAGTGGATGCCGCGGCGCTGCCGCTGATGCACGAACCGCTGCCCGTGGAGGACGTGCTCATCGGTCGCCCGACGACGGCGGCGCAGGCGTTGGGGACTCTGGGTGAGGTCGAGATCGGCATCTGGGAGATGACGCCCGGCACGGCATCGGACACCGAGGTCGACGAGGTGTTCGTCGTGCTGACCGGTCAGGCGCGGATCGAGTTCGTCGACCCCCCGCTGCCCGCCGTCGAGGTCGGCCCCGGGTCGGTCGTGCGCCTCGCCGCGGGGCAGCGCACCGCGTGGACGGTCACCGAGACGCTGCGGAAGATCTATATCGCCTGAGGAGTGACGGGGTCGCGCGAGCGCTTCCCCTCAGGCGCTCGCTGGCGCTGTCGACCTCGCTGCGGCGACCGGCTTCTCATCCGTGCCTTTGATCACCCAGTAGACGACGGCGACAGCGAGGATGCCGATCACCGGGCTCAGGAACGCGGCCCACGCCGTGCCGAGCGGGGCGAACCCGACCGCGAACACCGAGACATCCCAGAGGCCGTGCAACGCCATCGCCCAGATGAGCGACCCGGTCACTCGACGCACGATGTAGAAGCAGGTGCCCGACATCGCGGCGAGCACCACCTGTCCGAGCGTGGGCCCGACGGGGGCGCCCAGCGCGGCATTGATGATGTGCATCCCGCCGAAGAGCAGGGAGGTGAGCAGCCACACCCATACCTCAGAGAGGCGCGAGCGGAGGGCAGTCAGCAGGAGTCCTCGCGACATCAGCTCTTCGCAGAATCCGACGGCGAGCCCGAGGGCGAGCAGCGACAGCAGGAACGATGCGTCGAACTTCGACCAGTCGGTGTTGAGCAGGTTCACGACAGCGACGACGAGCATGATCGCGGGCACGAAGATCGGCCACTTGTGGTGCGAGCGCGTGCGCTCGAACAGCGCGGGCCTCCACCACCCCAGAAGCCAAGTGGTGATGGCGAGCAGCACGGCGCCGACTGCGAGGTCGAGTACCGCTCCTCGCCAGGTGAACTCGGCCGAGGTCCCGATCTCGGTGTAAGCCACCCCGCTCAGTTTCGATACGACGAAGATGACTGCGACATAGCCGACGTAGATCGCGAGGCCGATCCAGACCCGAGGGGTGACGCGCATGAGGTTGTGCCTTCCGTCGGCGAGGGGGTTCCGATCACCCAACATATCGGTGGACAGGGTGGAGATGGTGACGCCGGAGCGGCCACCATTCTCGCGCTCGTCACGATCAGCTACGTGGGGTCCGCATCGAGGACTATCCCGAGTCTGCTGGCGACATCACGCGACCGCCTCTCAGCGTCGGCTGCTGTGCGTTCGAGGCCGGGCAGGTCCTCCGGGCGGAAGTACCAGGTCGACCGGTCACCAGGGGAGACGTATCGTTCTTCGTCAGTGAGCTGCGCATCGGCGCGGGCCTTCCGGAGGTCGGCCTCGGCACGGTCCCGCTCGTCGAGCACCCGCGACGCGAGCATGATGTCTCCAGCTGGCAGATCTGCCGGGGCCCCGGCCTCCACAAGAGGATGGATCAGCACGGACGGCAGGGGCTTCGGGATGGAGGTGGCCGGTCGCGCACGCGAGGCGATGACCGCGGTCACTACCGCACCCAGGACGAACAGCAACCCGACGGCGATGGCCGCGCCTCGAAACGACAGTCGGAGCGACGCGATCACCACGCCGGCCACGGCCGCGAGCAGGAGACCTCCGGCGATCGGGACGACGCACCCGATCGCATCCCTCTTGCCGCGGGCAGCTCGCACTCGCCGATGGCTCTCGATGATCGCCGACGCGTCGGTCTCGCTGTCCGGCGGCACGAGGTGCAGCTGATCCGGGTGCGTCCGGATCGCCGCGGCATCGACGGCCGGCAGGAGGAAGCAATCCGGGCGGTCGGAGGAGATCGGCACCACCCCATCCTCTCGTGCCGGGGCCCTGTATCGGCCCGTCGCGGAAGCAACGTGACCGACGGCGACCCGAGCTCGCGTCCACCGTTCCCGCCGAAAACGATCGATAGCCGCCGACTATTTCGGCGCAGGCGTGGCATCTCGCCAGATCCATCGGAGCGCGTCCGGCAGCAGGACGCCGCCGTGGTTAGCGCTGTGGCCGCCGTCTCCGAGCACCAATCGGAAGTCGTAACCCGCTTTGGCCAGAGCGGCGGCGACTTCGAGGTTCTCGGCGAGCCAGTTCATCTCGGGCTGGTTCCAGCCGTCGTCACGGTGAGCCGCCTGCATGAAGATCGTCAGTGGCCTGCGGGGTTCAGACATCAGTAGCCGGGGGTACGGGTTTCCGTCGGGCATCTGCGAGAAGCTCGACAGGTACGCGATCACGCGCCTGAAGGCGTCTGGCCGTTCCCAGGCCGCGGTGAAGGCCGCGTTTCCTCCTGAGCTTCCTCCGCAGATTCCTCGCATGTCGGGGTCCGACGAGACGCGGAACCGGGCGGTGACGACCGGTAGGACTTCGGTGAGCAGGAACGACGCATAGCGGTCGTCGAATGCGTCGTACTCCGCGTTCCGATTCTTCGGGTTGTCAGCGCCTGGGAAGACACCCGGATCGACGAACACACTGACAGTGACCGGCATCTCACCGCGGTGAATGAGGTTGTCGAGAACGATGCCACCGCGAACGTCACCGTCAGGATCCAAGTACCACCAGCCGTCGTTGAAGACCATCAACGCCGCCTCGCCCTGCGGGTCGTAACCAGCGGGCACATGGATCCAGCACCGTCGGGTGGTGCCGGGATAGACGACGCTGTCATCGATCGTGAATTCCGTGATCTCTCCCGGTGTCACATCGGCTTGACGCTCGGAGTCCGGGCCGAACCGGTACGTCACATCATCGAGCTCGGCGGGCAGCTCGCGGTACGGGATCTCGGTGGCCATCCACGACACCATAGCGACTCAGGCATACTCGGGGAATGCCTGAAGTCCGCGACCCCACAGAGCCGTCCTGCATCATCGTGACCGGCATGCCCGGTGCCGGGAAGTCCACCGTCACCGAACTCATTGCGAAGAGCCTGCCGCGAGCAGCGCGACTCAGCGGCGACGAGGCATCCGGCATGATTCGCTCCGGACGAGTATGGGCTCTCGGCAGCCCCCGTGATGAAGCCGAGCGACAGATCCAGCTGATGCTCCGCAATGTGGCGGCTCTGGCGAACAACATGGCGGCGGCACGTTTCACCGCGGTTGTCGACGTGGTGCTCGAGTCGCCGGCAGAGCTCGCGACTCTGACGGATGCACTCGTGTGCGCCTGGGACCTCGTCGTCCTCGCACCGGGTGCCCAGGTATGTCGAGATCGCAATGCTGCGCGCGACATCGACGACCGATGGGACTTCACCGGCTACGACCGGCTCGACCTGAAGATGCGCGAGAGCTTCAGCGACAACAGCCATTGGATCGACACGTCGAACCACACCGCGGAAGAGTCCGCAGCCGACGTTCTCCGACGGGTCCGCGTCGGGAGCTGAGGGCCGCCGCGCGCACGACGCGGAAGCTCAGAGCGCGGCGAGCAGCGTCTCGACGGCGCGGCGCACCCGGGCAGTGCGGACCTCGTCGGGGTTGAAGTCGCCCATGAAGACGTTGCCGAGCGCGGCCGAGAGCGTGCCGTCGGCGACGAGCTCGCAGGTCGCGGCATCCGCCTTCGGGTACTCAGCGGCGGCGAGCTCGGCCAGGGTCGTGCGAGTGTGGCCGTATGCCTCCGTGAGCACCTCGGCGATCGGCGGGTTGGTGCGCGAGAGCTCGACGAACCCGAGGACGACCGCATTCTCGGTGTCTGATCGGGTGAACTCCTCGCCGAACAGGTAGTCGAGCGCATCGGTGAACGTCACCAGCGTCGACGGCAGGATCGTCAGGGTGCCCGTCTCGTCGGCGAAGACGTGCCGCGCGGTGTCGGCGAGCAGCTGATCGCGGTTGCCGACGAAGTGGCGCACATGTCCGCGCGACATGCCGGCGGCTTCCGCGATGCGATCGAGAGAGGTGCCGGCGATGCCGTGTTCGGCAATCGTCTCGAGCGTCGCTTCGATGATCTGGTCGCGGCGCTCAGCGGCCACGCTCGGACGTGCCATCGTTCCCCCTTCACCCCTGCATCTGCAGGATACATAGATGTTACAAGTTTTTAGTCTAGTCAGACTTGACTATTAACTTCCACGGACTTACGTTGTGATTCATCGAGCCGCGCGGCCTCCCCGGCGCCGAGGTTCAGAAGGAGAGTCATGACCAGCTTCATCCGCATCCCCGCGGCTCCGGAAAGCGATCTGGCACGCCCCGCCCGTGTCCGGATGCGTGACGGAGTGCTGCTCGCAGCCGACATCTATCTCCCCGCTGACGACGGCGATGCGGCCGGCGACACCATCCTCATCCGCCTCCCCTACGACAAGAGCGGCAGCTACACCTACATCCCCCTCATCGCCGAGTACCTGATGGCTCACGGCTACCGCGTGGTCGCTCAGGACGTGCGGGGCAAGTTCCGCTCCGAGGGTGAGGCACTGCTGTTCGTCAACGAGGTGCGCGACGGCGAAGACACCCTCGACTGGATCGTGCAGCAGCCCTGGTCGAACGGCCGGGTGGCGATGTGGGGCGACAGCTACTACGGCTACACGCAGTGGGCTGCGGCCGCGACCGGTCACCCCGCGCTCAAGGCGATCGCCCCCCGCGTCACGGGAACCGGCCTCGGCGAGCCCGTGCACCGCGTACCCGGCGAGCGCACCTCGAACGTCGAGTGGACCATCACCTACCTGTATCCGGTCAGCCACTTCCACGGCAACGACACCTACATGTGGGAGCCCGACTGGACGCGACGCGACTTCGCGGCTCAGGTCGAGGAGTTCCTCGCCGACGCGGGCGAGCGATCGATCTCGTACGACCAGTGGTACCCGCGCCCGGTGCACCTGCCCCGTTTCCCCCACGGCTCGCCCTTCGCCGCCCGCTCGGTTCCGGCGCTGCACACGATCGGCTGGTGGGACAACTGCTCGCCCCTGTCGTGGGCCGACGTCGCGGACATCACGAAGAACCCGGCGTGGGCCGCACATCACCACCTGCGCATCGAGTCGATCGATCACGAGGGCTACGAGCTGCTCAGCGACCCCGCCGAGCGCGTCGCCGAGCGCACCGACGAGCAGATCCGCGCATTGCTCCCCCGGACCCTCGACCCCACGCTCGAGTTCTTCGAGGTGTACGTGCGCGGCAACGGCATCCCCGCCGACATCCCCGCCGTGCGGTGGAACCTCGCGGGCACAGACGAAGAGCGGACTGATGCGGCGTGGCCGCCCGCCGGCATCAGCTCCACCTCTCTGCACGCGACCGCCGACGGAGGACTGACACAGGATGCCGCCGCGCACCCGACCGAGGTGACGTGGACCCACGACCCCGCTGACCTCGTGCCGTCGAGCGCCGAGGATGCCTTCTCTTTCCTGCTCGAGCTCCCCGATGAGGCGCCGATCGGCGATCGCGACGACGTGCTCGTATTCACGTCCGCAGCGGTCACCGCCGACGTCGACCTCGCAGGCCCCGTGACCGCCACCGCGACCGTTCGCTCGGACGGCCCCGTGATGGATCTCTTCGTCCGACTGCTCGACGTCGCACCCGACGGCACAGCGCTGCGCATCTCCCGCGGGCAGCGTCAGATCGCCGATGCCACAGAACCCGCGACCCTCGACCTCGATCTCGGTCAGGTCGGGTACCGCCTGCGCGCCGGACACCGCCTTCGGGTGCACGTATCGAGCAGCGACTACCCCGAGTTCGTGCCGCAGACCGGCACGGGCGCCGACCCCTGGGCCTGGGGGCCGACGGCGACCAATCTGCAGCACCTCACGATCGGTGGATCCGACGGCCTCACGATCCACCTTCCCGTCCTGGATGGAGAACTGTCATGACCACGCCCTCCCCTCAGCCCGAGCCGATCCTCGAGTACGCCTTCGAGATCCGCGTCGACGTCGACACCGACATCCACCTCGGCCGCGGCCCGCACGAAGTGCTCGCCTTCACGCCGATCACCGGCGGCACCGTCGACGGCCCGCTGCTGCAGGGCTCGGTCATCGCGGGCGGCGGCGACTGGTCGGTCGAGCGCGACGGCACCTTCCAGCTCGAAGCGCGCTACCTGCTGCGGGCATCAGACGGATCGGCGATCGACATCCTCAACCGGGGCTACTACCGCGAAGAGGCCGACGGCACCTCGTACTTCCGCACGGCTCCCGTGTTCCAGACCGACGCCCCGGCGCACAGCTGGTTGAGCCGGAACCAGTTCATCGGCCTCGCCCGCGACGAGGACGAGCAGATCTGCATCCGCGTCTACGTCGTCAGATG
This genomic interval carries:
- a CDS encoding cupin domain-containing protein encodes the protein MSELAPGELAPGTGVDAAALPLMHEPLPVEDVLIGRPTTAAQALGTLGEVEIGIWEMTPGTASDTEVDEVFVVLTGQARIEFVDPPLPAVEVGPGSVVRLAAGQRTAWTVTETLRKIYIA
- a CDS encoding CPBP family intramembrane glutamic endopeptidase; translation: MRVTPRVWIGLAIYVGYVAVIFVVSKLSGVAYTEIGTSAEFTWRGAVLDLAVGAVLLAITTWLLGWWRPALFERTRSHHKWPIFVPAIMLVVAVVNLLNTDWSKFDASFLLSLLALGLAVGFCEELMSRGLLLTALRSRLSEVWVWLLTSLLFGGMHIINAALGAPVGPTLGQVVLAAMSGTCFYIVRRVTGSLIWAMALHGLWDVSVFAVGFAPLGTAWAAFLSPVIGILAVAVVYWVIKGTDEKPVAAARSTAPASA
- a CDS encoding alpha/beta hydrolase, producing the protein MATEIPYRELPAELDDVTYRFGPDSERQADVTPGEITEFTIDDSVVYPGTTRRCWIHVPAGYDPQGEAALMVFNDGWWYLDPDGDVRGGIVLDNLIHRGEMPVTVSVFVDPGVFPGADNPKNRNAEYDAFDDRYASFLLTEVLPVVTARFRVSSDPDMRGICGGSSGGNAAFTAAWERPDAFRRVIAYLSSFSQMPDGNPYPRLLMSEPRRPLTIFMQAAHRDDGWNQPEMNWLAENLEVAAALAKAGYDFRLVLGDGGHSANHGGVLLPDALRWIWRDATPAPK
- a CDS encoding AAA family ATPase; its protein translation is MPEVRDPTEPSCIIVTGMPGAGKSTVTELIAKSLPRAARLSGDEASGMIRSGRVWALGSPRDEAERQIQLMLRNVAALANNMAAARFTAVVDVVLESPAELATLTDALVCAWDLVVLAPGAQVCRDRNAARDIDDRWDFTGYDRLDLKMRESFSDNSHWIDTSNHTAEESAADVLRRVRVGS
- a CDS encoding CocE/NonD family hydrolase, with product MTSFIRIPAAPESDLARPARVRMRDGVLLAADIYLPADDGDAAGDTILIRLPYDKSGSYTYIPLIAEYLMAHGYRVVAQDVRGKFRSEGEALLFVNEVRDGEDTLDWIVQQPWSNGRVAMWGDSYYGYTQWAAAATGHPALKAIAPRVTGTGLGEPVHRVPGERTSNVEWTITYLYPVSHFHGNDTYMWEPDWTRRDFAAQVEEFLADAGERSISYDQWYPRPVHLPRFPHGSPFAARSVPALHTIGWWDNCSPLSWADVADITKNPAWAAHHHLRIESIDHEGYELLSDPAERVAERTDEQIRALLPRTLDPTLEFFEVYVRGNGIPADIPAVRWNLAGTDEERTDAAWPPAGISSTSLHATADGGLTQDAAAHPTEVTWTHDPADLVPSSAEDAFSFLLELPDEAPIGDRDDVLVFTSAAVTADVDLAGPVTATATVRSDGPVMDLFVRLLDVAPDGTALRISRGQRQIADATEPATLDLDLGQVGYRLRAGHRLRVHVSSSDYPEFVPQTGTGADPWAWGPTATNLQHLTIGGSDGLTIHLPVLDGELS
- a CDS encoding TetR/AcrR family transcriptional regulator, with the protein product MARPSVAAERRDQIIEATLETIAEHGIAGTSLDRIAEAAGMSRGHVRHFVGNRDQLLADTARHVFADETGTLTILPSTLVTFTDALDYLFGEEFTRSDTENAVVLGFVELSRTNPPIAEVLTEAYGHTRTTLAELAAAEYPKADAATCELVADGTLSAALGNVFMGDFNPDEVRTARVRRAVETLLAAL
- a CDS encoding DUF3237 domain-containing protein codes for the protein MTTPSPQPEPILEYAFEIRVDVDTDIHLGRGPHEVLAFTPITGGTVDGPLLQGSVIAGGGDWSVERDGTFQLEARYLLRASDGSAIDILNRGYYREEADGTSYFRTAPVFQTDAPAHSWLSRNQFIGLARDEDEQICIRVYVVR